In Candidatus Dormiibacterota bacterium, the genomic stretch CGGCGGTGCGGGGGGTGAGGGTCGGCTCGCGATCGGGCACGGAGGAGCAGTCTATGCCCGGGTCCGCGTCAGGAATACCGGCGGCGGCCCCTGGGTACGCTGATCGGGTCATGCCCGAGAACCCCCGGCTGGTGTGGCAGGCGTCGCTCTTCGAGGAGTCCGGCGCGCCCCGAGTGGATCACGACTTCCGCGGGCTGGTGCGGCACCAGCTCGACGCCTCCGCGTGGGTCGACCACGTCCCCGGCTGGCTGGCGCACGCCGACGAGATGTTCGCGTGGCTGCTCGACCGGGCCCCCTGGGAGGAGACCGAGCAGGAGCTCTACGGCCGCACCATCGCCACCCCGCGGCTGATCGCGCGCTGGCCCCACCGCCCCGGAGAGATCGCCCTGCCGCCCGTCCTCGAGGACATCCGCGGTGCCCTCGTGGAGCGGTACCGGCGGCCCTTCGACTCGGTCAGCGCCAACCTCTACCGCGACGGACGCGACAGCGTCGCCTGGCACGGCGACCGGATCGCCCGGACCGTGGTCGACCCGCTGGTCGCGATCCTGTCCCTCGGCCATCCCCGACGGTTCCTGCTCCGCCCCCGAGGCGGCGCGACGAGGCTGACCCTCGATCCCCAGCACGGCGACCTCGTCGTCATGGGCGGGACCAGCCAGCGGCGGTGGCAGCACACCATCCCCAAGGTGGCGTCCGCCGGGCCTCGGATCAGCGTGACCCTGCGTCACGGCGCCGAGAGCGGGGCGCCGGGCGGTCAGGAGGAGGCGGTGCGGGTGGGCGGGACCCAGCTGGCCAGCGTCCAGCTGCCCCGGGGCCGCTGCTCCCAGACCAGGTAGGAACCGCACTCGCAGATGCCCTCGAGCTGCGACCCGGCATCGAGCCAGCCGGCGGCCCGGGTGACCTCGTCGTCCCAGGAGGCGGAGCATTGCGGGCAGGCGCGCCCGCCGATCGGGGTGTCCACGGTGGATGGGATGGGAGCGCTCAACACGCCGCGACCTCCTCAGACTGCCGCCCTCGAGAGGGTGGGGGCGGGGGAGCGCCGGGTCGTTCCATCCCACCTCTCTTGGTCGAAGAGTACACGAGGGATATCAGGATGTAAACCGATCAGGTGTTAGATTCGGCCGCCGGAGAGCGC encodes the following:
- a CDS encoding alpha-ketoglutarate-dependent dioxygenase AlkB, producing MPENPRLVWQASLFEESGAPRVDHDFRGLVRHQLDASAWVDHVPGWLAHADEMFAWLLDRAPWEETEQELYGRTIATPRLIARWPHRPGEIALPPVLEDIRGALVERYRRPFDSVSANLYRDGRDSVAWHGDRIARTVVDPLVAILSLGHPRRFLLRPRGGATRLTLDPQHGDLVVMGGTSQRRWQHTIPKVASAGPRISVTLRHGAESGAPGGQEEAVRVGGTQLASVQLPRGRCSQTR